One window of the Mycobacterium xenopi genome contains the following:
- a CDS encoding TetR/AcrR family transcriptional regulator: MKSLRRSRAPRGSGDRLRDEILDAATELLLETGHAKEVSIRAVAQRVGVTPPSIYLHFEDKDALLDAVCARYLAKLDQEMQRVAAGEPSAVEVLRAQGLAYVRFALETPELYRIATMGEWRSGSDVDATLDSSAFQHIRDTVQTLMDENIYPPGDPTTVALQLWSAAHGVAALLIAKPHLPFGDAEAFADRVLGAVFWGHLVAGIVGPDTAPQQLLDRLMVADRSQGSPA, encoded by the coding sequence ATGAAAAGTCTGCGCCGATCGCGTGCGCCGCGGGGCTCAGGCGATCGCCTACGCGACGAAATCCTAGATGCTGCAACCGAATTGCTGTTGGAAACCGGGCACGCCAAGGAGGTGTCAATCCGGGCGGTCGCCCAGCGCGTCGGCGTCACCCCGCCGTCGATCTACCTGCATTTCGAGGACAAAGACGCCTTGCTGGACGCGGTCTGCGCGCGTTACCTGGCCAAACTCGATCAGGAAATGCAACGGGTCGCCGCCGGCGAACCGTCGGCGGTGGAGGTGTTGCGCGCCCAGGGGCTTGCCTACGTCCGGTTCGCCCTCGAGACTCCGGAGTTGTATCGGATCGCCACCATGGGGGAGTGGCGGTCGGGCAGCGATGTCGACGCGACGCTGGACAGCTCGGCGTTTCAGCACATCCGTGACACCGTGCAGACTTTGATGGACGAGAACATCTACCCGCCGGGTGATCCGACGACGGTGGCCCTGCAACTGTGGAGCGCCGCGCACGGGGTGGCGGCGTTGCTGATCGCCAAGCCGCACCTGCCATTCGGTGATGCGGAGGCGTTCGCGGACCGGGTGCTGGGCGCGGTGTTCTGGGGGCACCTAGTGGCTGGGATCGTCGGCCCGGATACCGCGCCTCAGCAACTGCTTGACCGGCTGATGGTAGCTGACCGGTCGCAGGGCTCGCCGGCATAA
- a CDS encoding NAD-dependent deacylase, with translation MRITVLSGAGISAESGVPTFRDDKNGLWARFDPYELASIDGWLQNPDRVWGWYLWRHYLASCVEPNAGHRAIAGWQDHAEVTVVTQNVDNLHERAGSSPVHHVHGSIFEFRCASCALPYTGKLLEMSEPALEMEPPTCGCGGLIRPDVVWFGEPLPEEPWQRAVEATQAADVLVVVGTSAIVYPAASLPELALARGATVVEVNPEPTPLSGSATISLRETASQALPGLLQRLPALLT, from the coding sequence GTGCGGATTACGGTGCTCAGCGGGGCGGGAATTTCGGCGGAGAGTGGCGTGCCGACTTTCCGCGACGACAAGAACGGGCTGTGGGCTCGGTTCGACCCCTACGAGCTGGCCAGCATCGACGGCTGGCTGCAAAATCCCGACCGGGTCTGGGGCTGGTATCTGTGGCGGCATTACCTGGCGAGCTGCGTCGAACCTAACGCCGGGCATCGCGCCATAGCCGGCTGGCAAGACCACGCCGAGGTCACCGTCGTCACACAGAACGTCGACAACTTGCACGAGCGCGCCGGCAGTTCACCTGTTCACCATGTGCACGGAAGCATCTTTGAATTTCGTTGTGCGAGCTGCGCTTTGCCGTACACGGGTAAATTGCTGGAAATGTCGGAACCAGCACTTGAAATGGAACCGCCGACCTGCGGCTGTGGCGGCCTGATCCGGCCGGACGTGGTGTGGTTCGGCGAGCCGCTGCCCGAAGAGCCTTGGCAGCGCGCGGTCGAGGCCACGCAGGCAGCCGACGTGCTGGTCGTGGTGGGCACCTCGGCGATCGTCTACCCGGCGGCGAGCCTGCCCGAGCTCGCGCTGGCGCGCGGCGCGACCGTCGTCGAGGTCAATCCCGAGCCGACACCGCTGTCGGGCAGCGCGACGATCTCGCTTCGCGAAACGGCTAGTCAGGCGCTGCCGGGATTGCTGCAGCGGCTGCCTGCCCTGCTGACGTAG
- a CDS encoding GntR family transcriptional regulator: MELGESVRLDAKAGKPLFDQLRTQLIGEIRAGRLAPGTRLPTVRELAGQLHLAVNTVARAYRELEGAGIVETRGRFGTFVARADPADAAMAAAARAYLDTARRLGLGKDDAIRYLDAAPTD; the protein is encoded by the coding sequence GTGGAGCTGGGGGAATCGGTACGGCTTGACGCGAAGGCGGGTAAACCGCTGTTCGACCAACTCCGAACCCAGCTTATTGGCGAAATCCGAGCCGGCCGGTTGGCGCCGGGGACCCGGTTGCCGACAGTTCGTGAATTGGCGGGCCAGCTACACCTTGCCGTCAACACCGTGGCTCGCGCGTACCGCGAATTGGAAGGGGCAGGAATCGTCGAAACCCGAGGACGTTTCGGCACTTTCGTCGCCAGGGCTGATCCGGCCGACGCGGCGATGGCGGCCGCGGCCCGGGCGTACCTCGACACGGCCCGCCGGCTGGGCCTCGGCAAAGACGACGCGATTCGTTATCTCGATGCGGCGCCCACCGACTGA
- a CDS encoding DUF1697 domain-containing protein gives MTHYAAFLRGVNVGGVNLKMAEVAAALSAAGFSAVRTLLASGNVLLESPSDAGVVRGKAEAVLREKFGYDAWVLVYDIDTVRAIVDGYPFEPDRAAHQSYVTFVSDRAVFDELAALQAGPGEKISRGPDLAGVIYWQVAKGATLDSTIGKAMGKPRYKSSTTTRNLRTLTKVLQMAGK, from the coding sequence ATGACGCACTATGCGGCTTTTCTGCGCGGCGTCAACGTCGGCGGCGTCAACCTCAAGATGGCCGAGGTGGCCGCGGCGCTTTCCGCCGCGGGTTTTAGCGCCGTGCGCACGCTCTTGGCCAGCGGCAACGTGCTGCTGGAGTCGCCTTCCGACGCTGGTGTGGTGCGCGGGAAGGCCGAAGCCGTGTTACGCGAGAAGTTCGGCTACGACGCGTGGGTGCTGGTTTACGACATCGACACCGTGCGCGCGATCGTCGACGGCTATCCCTTCGAACCCGACCGAGCCGCACACCAGTCTTATGTCACGTTCGTCAGCGACCGCGCCGTGTTTGACGAACTTGCCGCGCTGCAGGCCGGGCCCGGAGAGAAGATCAGCCGTGGCCCCGACTTGGCGGGCGTCATCTACTGGCAGGTCGCCAAGGGCGCCACGCTGGACAGCACCATCGGCAAGGCCATGGGTAAGCCGCGCTACAAGTCGTCGACGACTACCCGCAACCTACGCACGCTGACCAAGGTGCTGCAGATGGCGGGCAAATAA
- a CDS encoding DUF5302 domain-containing protein codes for MAASKPGPDSTFDDETKRKFREALDRKKAKAASGSDHKDAGAKQPRAHGPVESRREFRRKSG; via the coding sequence ATGGCTGCATCGAAGCCCGGCCCCGACTCCACGTTCGACGACGAGACCAAGCGCAAATTCCGCGAAGCCCTGGACCGCAAGAAGGCAAAGGCGGCCTCCGGATCGGACCACAAAGACGCCGGCGCCAAGCAGCCGCGGGCTCACGGGCCTGTGGAAAGTCGCCGGGAATTTCGGCGCAAGAGCGGCTAG
- a CDS encoding DUF4345 domain-containing protein, translating into MSCIAIGAYHFALGTASVPGATDANATVDSRERFYSAVFAGYGIAWMRAARKSPIRADDVRLLAAVMLAGGVGRVLSRVLNGQPHWFQDVLTAVEFVVPAVFFGLTSKAD; encoded by the coding sequence GTGTCATGCATCGCGATCGGGGCCTACCACTTCGCCCTCGGCACAGCGTCGGTTCCCGGCGCCACAGACGCCAACGCGACGGTCGACTCGCGAGAGCGGTTTTACTCCGCCGTCTTCGCTGGCTACGGCATCGCCTGGATGCGCGCGGCGCGAAAGTCACCCATCCGCGCCGACGACGTGCGGTTGCTGGCCGCGGTGATGCTCGCCGGAGGTGTGGGGCGAGTGCTCTCCCGGGTCTTAAACGGCCAGCCGCACTGGTTCCAAGACGTGCTTACAGCGGTCGAATTTGTCGTTCCCGCAGTATTTTTCGGTCTCACTAGCAAAGCAGACTAG
- a CDS encoding TetR/AcrR family transcriptional regulator yields the protein MPTQRRLGPELRREHVIDAAERIFAAQPYEDVTMAAVAAEAGISRALLYRYFPGKRTLFAAVYRRAAERLLDGVRLGPQAPLEDQIASGLDAHLDYFLANRNTVLAANRTLATDPAVQDIINAELAALRDRIADAADLEPAARQRLSAVMISWLAFVRVLCVQWLADGQFTRDEVRGLCIDVLNAVMPTRL from the coding sequence GTGCCCACCCAACGCCGTCTGGGCCCCGAGCTGCGCCGCGAACACGTGATCGACGCCGCGGAGCGGATCTTCGCGGCACAGCCATACGAAGACGTGACCATGGCGGCCGTCGCCGCAGAGGCCGGCATATCCCGGGCGCTGCTGTACCGGTACTTCCCGGGTAAGCGCACACTGTTCGCCGCGGTGTACCGTCGCGCAGCCGAGCGGCTACTCGACGGTGTTCGCCTCGGCCCGCAAGCGCCGCTCGAAGACCAGATCGCCAGCGGGCTAGACGCCCACCTGGACTACTTCTTGGCCAACCGCAACACCGTGCTGGCGGCCAACCGGACATTGGCCACCGACCCGGCTGTCCAGGACATCATCAACGCGGAGCTGGCCGCATTGCGCGACCGAATCGCCGACGCTGCTGACCTCGAACCTGCTGCGCGCCAACGGCTTTCCGCCGTCATGATCAGCTGGTTGGCATTTGTCCGGGTGCTGTGCGTGCAGTGGCTGGCCGACGGACAGTTTACCCGCGATGAGGTCCGGGGCCTGTGCATCGACGTCCTCAACGCGGTGATGCCGACGCGGCTTTAA
- a CDS encoding HhH-GPD-type base excision DNA repair protein, producing the protein MPKLQLAQDAAADALLSSNPFALLVGMLLDQQVPMETAFAGPKKIADRMGGFDATEIANYDPGKFAALCSQRPAIHRFPGSMAKRIQELAQVIADRYAGDAAAVWTAGDPDGPELLRRLKGLPGFGEQKARIFLALLGKQYGVTPEGWRAAAGDYGKSGTHMSVADVVDARSLAQVRSHKKQMKAAKTAAPTLRRKVAT; encoded by the coding sequence GTGCCCAAACTGCAGCTCGCTCAGGACGCGGCCGCCGACGCGCTGCTGAGTTCAAACCCTTTCGCGTTGCTGGTGGGGATGCTGCTTGACCAGCAGGTGCCGATGGAGACCGCTTTCGCGGGGCCGAAGAAAATCGCCGACCGCATGGGCGGCTTCGACGCGACCGAGATCGCCAACTACGACCCGGGCAAGTTCGCTGCATTGTGCTCGCAGCGGCCTGCCATCCACCGCTTTCCGGGTTCGATGGCCAAACGCATCCAGGAGCTGGCGCAAGTGATCGCGGACCGTTACGCCGGTGACGCGGCCGCCGTGTGGACCGCCGGTGACCCCGACGGCCCCGAGCTGCTGAGACGGCTCAAGGGGCTGCCCGGCTTCGGCGAGCAGAAAGCACGTATTTTCTTGGCGTTGCTGGGCAAGCAATACGGCGTCACCCCGGAGGGCTGGCGGGCGGCGGCAGGCGACTACGGCAAGTCCGGGACGCACATGTCGGTTGCCGACGTCGTCGACGCCCGCTCGCTCGCGCAGGTGCGATCACACAAAAAGCAGATGAAGGCAGCCAAGACGGCGGCTCCGACGCTGAGGCGAAAGGTGGCAACGTGA
- a CDS encoding 4a-hydroxytetrahydrobiopterin dehydratase — translation MAVLTDEQVDAALPDLDGWERAGGVLRRSVKFPSFMAGIDAVRRVAEHAEAKNHHPDIDIRWRTVTFMLVTHAEGGITQNDIAMARDINGIIGTPS, via the coding sequence ATGGCTGTGTTAACCGATGAGCAAGTCGACGCCGCACTCCCAGACCTCGACGGCTGGGAACGAGCAGGCGGTGTGCTGCGCCGGTCGGTCAAGTTCCCGTCATTTATGGCCGGCATCGACGCGGTGCGCCGGGTAGCCGAGCACGCGGAGGCCAAAAATCACCATCCGGACATTGACATTCGTTGGCGGACAGTCACTTTCATGCTGGTGACGCATGCCGAGGGCGGCATCACCCAAAACGACATAGCAATGGCGCGCGACATCAACGGGATTATCGGGACCCCGAGCTGA
- a CDS encoding (deoxy)nucleoside triphosphate pyrophosphohydrolase, with protein MPNQIIVAGAVIAHGTLLVAQRDRPPELAGRWELPCGKVRAGETEPDALARELAEELGVEVAVGERLGGDIDLDATATLRAYRVEVIRGRPHPRDHRALRWVTAAELHTVDWVPADRGWLAALAEAL; from the coding sequence ATGCCGAACCAGATCATCGTCGCCGGAGCCGTCATCGCCCACGGCACACTGCTGGTGGCACAACGGGATCGCCCTCCGGAATTGGCCGGGCGCTGGGAACTACCCTGCGGCAAGGTCAGGGCAGGTGAAACCGAGCCCGACGCGCTGGCGCGCGAACTGGCCGAAGAACTCGGCGTCGAGGTGGCGGTCGGCGAGCGGTTGGGCGGCGACATTGATCTCGACGCCACGGCGACGCTGCGGGCCTATCGGGTCGAGGTGATCCGTGGTCGGCCCCACCCTCGCGATCACCGCGCGCTGCGCTGGGTCACGGCCGCCGAGCTGCATACCGTGGACTGGGTACCGGCCGACCGGGGATGGCTGGCAGCCTTGGCCGAGGCCCTGTAA
- a CDS encoding nitrate reductase subunit alpha, producing the protein MTVTPQVGGPLEELLERCGRFFTPGEISKDLRTVTRRGGRDADVFYRDRWSHDKVVRSTHGVNCTGSCSWKIYVKDGIITWETQQTDYPSVGPDRPEYEPRGCPRGASFSWYSYSPTRVRYPYARAVLVQMFREAKARLGDPVLAWADIQADPERRRRYQQARGKGGLVRVSWAEATEMIAAAHVHTIKTYGPDRVAGFSPIPAMSMVSHAAGSRFVELIGGVMTSFYDWYADLPVASPQVFGDQTDVPESGDWWDAAYLIMWGSNVPITRTPDAHWMAEARYRGAKVVTVSPDYADNTKFADEWMPCAAGTDAALAMAMGHVILSECYVQQQVPFFTDYARRYTDLPFLIKLEERGDALVPGKNLSAADIGQTVENAAFKPVVLDEATNSIVVPHGSIGFRYGEDGLGKWNLDLGDVTPVLSVERAHATNGERTTALVRLPSFDTIDGHGETVARGVPVRRVGSHLVCTVFDLMLAHYGVARSGLPGEWPTGYDDPGQPYTPAWQEPITGVAAAQAIRVAREFARSAEESGGRSMIIMGGGICHWFHGDAIYRAVLALLMLTGSMGRNGGGWAHYVGQEKVRPLTGWQTMAMATDWSRPPRQVPGASYWYAHTDQWRYDAYGADKLASPIGRGRFAGKHTMDLLAAAAAMGWSPFYPQFDRSSLDVADEAHAAGRDVGEYVAEQLAQRKLKLAVTDPDDPANWPRVLTVWRANLIGSSGKGGEYFLRHLLGTDSNVLGEPPQEGVRPTDVAWDKEIPEGKLDLMMSIDFRMTSTTLVSDIVLPAATWYEKADLSSTDMHPYVHAFSPATDPPWETRSDFEAFGAIARAFSAMAKHHLGTRNDVVLTALLHDTPDALAYPDGHERVWLHSGEVPVPGKTMSKLAVVERDYGAIYDKWVTLGPLVEKFGLTVKGFTVHPLQEVEQLAAKFGVMNSGAGQGRPAITTANRMADVILLLSGTSNGRLAVEGFRELEKRTGQRLAHLAEGSEEKRITYADAQARPVPVITSPEWSGSEAGGRRYAPFTINIEHLKPFHTLTGRMHFYLAHDWIEELGEHLPVYRPPLDMTRLFKAPELGPTGDGIGLTVRYLTPHSKWSFHSTYQDNLYMLSLSRGGPTMWMSPGDAAKINVRDNDWVEAVNANGIYVCRAIVSHRMPDGVVFVYHVQERTVDTPRTETNNKRGGNHNALTRVRIKPSHLAGGYGQHAFAFNYLGPTGNQRDEVTIVRRRSQEVTY; encoded by the coding sequence GTGACTGTGACACCGCAGGTTGGAGGGCCTCTCGAGGAGTTGCTCGAGCGCTGCGGGCGGTTCTTCACACCCGGTGAAATCTCCAAGGACCTGCGCACGGTCACGCGCCGTGGCGGCCGCGACGCCGACGTGTTCTACCGCGACCGCTGGAGCCACGACAAGGTGGTCCGCTCCACCCACGGGGTCAACTGCACCGGGTCGTGCTCGTGGAAGATCTACGTCAAGGACGGCATCATCACCTGGGAGACCCAGCAAACCGACTACCCGTCCGTCGGCCCCGACCGGCCGGAGTACGAGCCGCGCGGCTGTCCCCGCGGCGCATCGTTTTCCTGGTACAGCTATTCACCGACCAGGGTCCGCTACCCGTACGCGCGCGCGGTGCTCGTGCAGATGTTCCGGGAAGCCAAGGCCCGCCTCGGCGACCCGGTGTTGGCATGGGCCGACATCCAGGCCGACCCGGAGCGCCGCCGCCGCTACCAGCAAGCTCGCGGCAAGGGTGGCCTGGTCCGGGTGAGCTGGGCCGAAGCCACCGAGATGATCGCCGCCGCGCATGTGCACACGATCAAGACCTACGGCCCGGACCGGGTCGCGGGCTTCTCGCCCATCCCGGCGATGTCGATGGTCAGCCACGCAGCCGGCTCACGTTTCGTCGAGTTGATCGGCGGCGTGATGACGTCGTTTTACGACTGGTATGCCGATCTGCCGGTGGCCTCGCCGCAGGTGTTCGGTGACCAGACCGACGTTCCGGAGTCCGGAGACTGGTGGGACGCAGCGTATTTGATCATGTGGGGCTCCAACGTTCCGATCACCCGAACACCCGACGCGCATTGGATGGCCGAGGCCCGCTACCGCGGCGCCAAGGTGGTGACGGTCAGTCCGGACTACGCCGACAACACGAAGTTCGCCGACGAGTGGATGCCGTGCGCGGCGGGCACGGACGCTGCGCTGGCCATGGCGATGGGCCACGTGATCCTCTCCGAATGCTATGTGCAGCAACAAGTTCCATTCTTCACGGACTATGCACGCCGTTACACCGACCTGCCGTTTCTGATTAAGCTGGAGGAGCGCGGCGACGCGCTCGTTCCCGGGAAAAACCTCAGCGCCGCCGACATTGGCCAAACGGTGGAGAACGCGGCCTTCAAGCCGGTGGTGTTGGACGAGGCCACCAACTCGATTGTGGTGCCCCACGGCTCAATCGGATTTCGCTACGGCGAGGACGGCCTTGGAAAGTGGAATCTGGACCTCGGTGACGTGACACCGGTGCTGAGCGTGGAACGCGCGCACGCGACCAACGGTGAGCGCACCACCGCGCTAGTACGACTCCCCAGCTTCGACACCATCGACGGGCACGGCGAAACCGTCGCGCGCGGCGTGCCGGTGCGCCGGGTTGGCAGCCACCTGGTATGCACGGTGTTCGACTTGATGCTCGCCCACTACGGGGTCGCGCGTTCCGGGCTGCCCGGCGAGTGGCCCACGGGATACGACGACCCCGGCCAGCCGTACACGCCGGCCTGGCAGGAGCCGATCACCGGAGTGGCGGCCGCGCAGGCCATTCGGGTAGCGCGAGAATTCGCCCGCAGCGCCGAGGAATCCGGCGGGCGATCGATGATCATCATGGGTGGCGGGATCTGTCACTGGTTCCACGGCGACGCCATCTACCGGGCGGTGTTAGCGCTGCTGATGCTGACCGGATCGATGGGGCGAAACGGCGGTGGGTGGGCCCACTACGTCGGCCAGGAGAAGGTGCGACCGCTGACCGGGTGGCAGACGATGGCGATGGCCACGGACTGGTCACGGCCACCCCGGCAGGTGCCCGGTGCCTCCTATTGGTACGCCCACACCGACCAATGGCGCTACGACGCGTACGGCGCTGACAAGCTGGCCAGCCCGATCGGACGCGGCCGGTTCGCCGGCAAGCACACCATGGATCTGCTGGCCGCCGCCGCGGCGATGGGATGGAGTCCGTTCTACCCGCAATTCGACCGGTCCAGCCTCGACGTGGCCGACGAAGCCCATGCGGCAGGCCGGGACGTCGGCGAATACGTGGCCGAACAACTCGCGCAGCGCAAGCTGAAGCTCGCGGTCACCGATCCCGACGACCCAGCCAACTGGCCGCGGGTGCTCACCGTGTGGCGTGCCAACCTGATCGGCTCGTCAGGCAAGGGTGGCGAATACTTCTTGCGGCATTTGCTGGGAACGGACTCCAATGTGCTGGGCGAACCGCCCCAAGAAGGGGTTCGGCCTACAGATGTCGCCTGGGACAAGGAAATTCCGGAGGGCAAGCTCGACCTGATGATGTCGATCGACTTCCGGATGACGTCGACGACGTTGGTGTCCGACATTGTGCTGCCGGCCGCGACCTGGTACGAGAAGGCGGATCTGTCCAGCACCGACATGCATCCGTATGTGCATGCGTTCAGCCCGGCTACCGACCCGCCATGGGAAACACGTTCGGACTTCGAAGCTTTCGGTGCGATCGCCCGGGCCTTCAGCGCGATGGCCAAGCACCATCTGGGCACCCGCAACGACGTAGTGCTCACCGCGCTGCTACACGACACCCCGGATGCGCTGGCCTATCCCGATGGTCACGAACGTGTTTGGTTGCACAGCGGCGAGGTGCCGGTGCCGGGCAAGACCATGAGCAAGCTGGCCGTGGTCGAGCGGGACTATGGCGCGATCTACGACAAGTGGGTGACGCTGGGTCCGCTGGTCGAGAAATTCGGGCTGACCGTCAAGGGCTTCACGGTGCATCCCCTCCAAGAGGTCGAGCAACTGGCCGCTAAGTTCGGTGTGATGAATTCCGGTGCGGGCCAAGGACGTCCGGCGATCACCACGGCCAACCGGATGGCCGATGTGATACTGCTACTGTCAGGGACATCCAATGGCCGGTTAGCCGTCGAAGGTTTTCGCGAGCTGGAAAAGCGCACCGGCCAGCGGTTGGCTCACCTGGCCGAGGGCAGCGAGGAAAAGCGCATCACCTACGCCGACGCCCAGGCACGTCCGGTTCCGGTGATCACCAGCCCGGAATGGTCGGGCAGCGAAGCCGGCGGCCGCCGCTACGCGCCTTTCACGATCAACATCGAACACCTCAAGCCTTTCCACACACTGACCGGGCGAATGCACTTCTACCTCGCCCACGACTGGATCGAGGAACTCGGCGAGCACCTGCCGGTCTACCGGCCGCCGCTGGACATGACCCGGCTGTTCAAGGCTCCCGAGCTCGGCCCGACCGGCGACGGCATCGGGCTCACCGTGCGGTATCTAACCCCACATTCGAAATGGTCGTTTCACTCCACCTATCAGGACAACCTCTACATGCTCTCGCTGTCACGCGGCGGCCCGACCATGTGGATGAGCCCGGGAGACGCCGCGAAAATCAATGTGCGCGACAACGATTGGGTGGAAGCCGTCAACGCCAACGGCATCTACGTGTGCCGGGCCATCGTCAGCCACCGGATGCCCGACGGGGTGGTGTTCGTCTACCACGTGCAGGAACGCACTGTGGACACGCCGCGCACGGAGACCAACAACAAGCGCGGCGGTAACCACAACGCGCTGACCCGGGTGCGCATCAAGCCCAGCCACCTCGCCGGCGGCTACGGACAGCACGCGTTCGCCTTCAACTACCTTGGCCCGACCGGCAATCAGCGCGACGAGGTGACCATCGTGCGCCGCCGCAGCCAGGAGGTGACCTACTAA
- the narH gene encoding nitrate reductase subunit beta, whose translation MKVMAQLAMVMNLDKCIGCHTCSVTCKQAWTNRSGTEYVWFNNVETRPGVGYPRTYEDQDRWRGGWTRDKKGRLRLRDGGRFAKLLRIFANPRLPTIGDYYEPWTYDYENLTTAPAGDTFPTAAPRSQISGEPMKIEWGVNWDDNLAGSTETMRDDPVLKKVNDEVKLALEETFMFYLPRICEHCLNPSCVASCPSGAMYKRSEDGIVLVDQDRCRGWRMCVSGCPYKKVYFNHKTGKAEKCTLCYPRMEVGLPTICSETCVGRLRYLGLVLYDVDRVLEAASVEKDTELYRAQCRVFLDPNDPNVIAAARAEGISDEWIEAAQRSPVYALINKYKVALPLHPEYRTMPMVWYIPPLSPVVDAVSRDGHDGEDLGNLFGALEALRIPMQYLAELFTAGDTSVVEQVLRRLAAMRSYMRDINLGRETQPHIPHSVGMTEEEIYEMYRLLAIAKYEERYVIPTAYKAEARDLEQMAGCSLEGAGGPGMYEVGPFGGADAPAPVSVETFHTLTQRAAAGSGNGQGSSRVNLLNWDGGEVPAGMFPKSGKSK comes from the coding sequence ATGAAGGTGATGGCGCAACTGGCGATGGTGATGAACCTCGACAAGTGCATTGGCTGCCACACCTGTTCGGTCACCTGCAAGCAAGCCTGGACCAATCGCAGCGGAACCGAGTACGTGTGGTTCAACAACGTCGAAACCCGCCCGGGTGTGGGCTATCCGCGCACTTACGAAGACCAGGACCGCTGGCGTGGGGGCTGGACACGCGACAAGAAGGGCCGGCTGCGACTGCGTGACGGCGGCCGCTTCGCCAAGCTGTTGCGCATTTTCGCCAATCCCAGGCTGCCCACCATCGGCGACTACTACGAGCCGTGGACCTACGACTACGAGAACCTCACCACGGCACCGGCCGGCGACACGTTCCCGACCGCCGCTCCGCGAAGCCAGATCAGTGGCGAACCAATGAAAATCGAGTGGGGAGTGAACTGGGACGACAACCTGGCCGGCTCGACCGAGACGATGCGTGACGACCCGGTGCTGAAGAAGGTGAACGACGAGGTCAAGCTCGCGCTCGAAGAGACCTTCATGTTCTATTTGCCCCGGATCTGCGAGCACTGCCTCAACCCGTCCTGCGTGGCCTCCTGCCCGTCCGGCGCGATGTACAAGCGCAGCGAGGACGGCATCGTGCTCGTCGACCAGGACCGCTGCCGCGGCTGGCGGATGTGTGTGTCGGGATGCCCTTACAAGAAGGTGTATTTCAACCACAAGACCGGGAAAGCCGAAAAATGCACGCTGTGCTACCCGCGCATGGAGGTCGGCCTGCCGACCATCTGTTCGGAGACCTGCGTGGGGCGGCTGCGTTACCTCGGACTGGTGCTCTACGACGTCGACCGCGTGCTGGAGGCCGCGTCGGTGGAGAAGGACACCGAGCTTTACCGGGCGCAGTGCCGCGTCTTTTTGGACCCGAACGACCCGAACGTGATCGCCGCCGCGCGCGCTGAAGGTATCTCCGACGAATGGATCGAGGCCGCGCAGCGCTCACCGGTCTACGCGCTGATCAACAAGTACAAGGTGGCGCTGCCCTTGCATCCGGAATACCGCACGATGCCGATGGTCTGGTACATCCCGCCGTTGTCGCCGGTGGTCGACGCGGTCAGCCGCGACGGCCACGACGGGGAGGACCTGGGCAACTTGTTCGGCGCGTTGGAAGCGCTGCGGATTCCGATGCAGTACCTGGCCGAATTGTTCACGGCCGGCGACACCAGCGTCGTCGAGCAAGTGCTGCGGCGATTGGCCGCGATGCGCTCCTACATGCGTGACATCAATCTGGGGCGAGAAACGCAGCCGCACATACCGCATTCGGTCGGGATGACCGAAGAAGAGATCTACGAGATGTACCGCTTGCTGGCGATAGCGAAATACGAAGAGCGGTATGTCATCCCGACCGCCTACAAAGCCGAGGCGCGTGATCTGGAGCAGATGGCAGGGTGCTCGCTGGAGGGCGCTGGCGGACCAGGCATGTACGAGGTGGGACCGTTCGGGGGAGCCGATGCACCGGCGCCGGTCAGCGTGGAGACATTTCACACGCTGACGCAGCGCGCGGCCGCCGGGTCCGGCAACGGGCAGGGGTCGTCGCGGGTGAACCTTTTGAACTGGGACGGCGGTGAGGTTCCCGCCGGGATGTTTCCGAAGAGCGGCAAGAGCAAATGA